One region of Triticum aestivum cultivar Chinese Spring chromosome 6B, IWGSC CS RefSeq v2.1, whole genome shotgun sequence genomic DNA includes:
- the LOC123137732 gene encoding probable beta-D-xylosidase 2, protein MASSLRHCVLLALLLCAVSVAFTSVSGGGSGLGPITTNGRNYTKVCDAARFAAMGLEMGGFRYCDASLPYAERVRDLVGRLTLEEKVRNLGDRAEGAARVGLPPYLWWGEALHGVSDTGPGGTRFGDVVPGATSFPLVINSAAAFNETLWGAIGGAVSTEIRAMYNLGHAELTYWSPNINVVRDPRWGRASETPGEDPFVVGRYAVNFVRAMQDIDGAGPGAGADPFSRPIKVSSCCKHYAAYDVDAWLTADRLTFDARVEERDMIETFERPFEMCVRDGDASCVMCSYNRINGVPACANARLLSETVRGEWQLHGYIVSDCDSVRVMVRDAKWLGYNGVEATAAAMKAGLDLDCGMYWEGAQDFFTAFGLDAVRQGKLRESEVDNALGNLYLTLMRLGFFDGIPELESLGADDVCTEEHKELAADAARQGMVLIKNDHRRLPLDTNKVHSLSLVGLLQHINATDVMLGDYRGKPCRVVTPYDAISKVVSATSVHMCDDGACGTAADVKTVDATIVIAGLNMSVEKEGNDREDLLLPWNQTNWINAVAEASPYPIILVIISAGGVDVSFAQNNPKIGAIVWAGYPGEEGGTAIANVLFGRYNPGGRLPLTWYKNEYISKIPMTSMALRPVAGKGYPGRTYKFYGGPEVLYPFGHGLSYSNFSYASDATAASVTVPVGAWESCKQLTRKPGTAPLACPAVNVAGHGCQEEVGFSLTVANRGSRDGTHVVMVYTVPPAEVDDAPLKQLVAFRRVFVPAGAAVQVPFTLNVCKAFAIVEETAYTVVPSGVSTVLVGDEALSFSFPVKIELAV, encoded by the exons ATGGCGTCCTCGCTTCGCCATTGCGTCCTCTTGGCCTTGCTCCTGTGTGCCGTTTCCGTCGCCTTCACTTCTGTctccggcggcggctccgggctcggCCCAATCACCACCAATGGCCGGAACTACACCAAGGTTTGCGACGCGGCCCGGTTCGCGGCCATGGGTCTTGAAATGGGTGGCTTCCGGTACTGCGACGCCTCCCTGCCATACGCCGAGCGGGTGCGGGACCTCGTCGGCCGGCTCACGCTGGAGGAGAAGGTGCGCAACCTCGGCGACCGCGCCGAGGGCGCGGCGCGCGTCGGGCTGCCACCGTACCTCTGGTGGGGGGAGGCCCTGCACGGCGTGTCGGACACCGGGCCGGGCGGCACGCGGTTCGGCGACGTCGTGCCCGGCGCCACCAGCTTCCCGCTCGTCATTAACAGCGCCGCGGCGTTCAACGAGACGCTGTGGGGAGCCATCGGCGGCGCCGTGTCCACCGAGATCAGGGCCATGTACAACCTGGGCCACGCCGAGCTCACGTACTGGAGCCCCAACATCAACGTGGTGCGCGACCCGCGGTGGGGCCGCGCCAGCGAGACGCCGGGCGAGGACCCCTTCGTCGTCGGACGGTACGCCGTCAACTTCGTCCGCGCAATGCAGGACATCGACGGCGCCGGTCCCGGTGCCGGTGCCGACCCTTTCTCCCGGCCCATCAAGGTCTCCAGCTGCTGCAAGCACTACGCCGCCTACGACGTGGACGCGTGGCTCACCGCCGACCGCCTGACGTTCGACGCGCGGGTGGAGGAGCGCGACATGATCGAGACGTTCGAGCGGCCGTTCGAGATGTGCGTGAGGGACGGGGACGCGAGCTGCGTCATGTGCTCCTACAACCGCATCAACGGCGTCCCCGCCTGCGCCAACGCGCGGCTCCTGTCGGAGACGGTCCGCGGCGAGTGGCAGCTCCACGGGTACATCGTCTCCGACTGCGACTCGGTCCGCGTCATGGTCAGGGACGCCAAGTGGCTCGGGTACAACGGcgtggaggcgacggcggcggccatgAAGGCCGGGCTGGACCTCGACTGCGGCATGTACTGGGAGGGCGCGCAGGACTTCTTCACCGCCTTCGGCCTCGACGCCGTGCGGCAGGGGAAGCTGCGGGAGTCCGAGGTCGACAACGCGCTGGGGAACCTCTACCTCACCCTCATGAGGCTCGGCTTCTTCGACGGCATTCCGGAGCTGGAGTCCCTCGGCGCCGACGACGTGTGCACAGAGGAGCACAAGGAGCTGGCCGCCGACGCCGCGAGGCAAGGCATGGTGCTCATCAAGAACGATCACCGCCGGCTGCCATTGGACACCAACAAGGTCCATTCGTTGTCACTGGTTGGCCTCCTGCAACACATCAACGCCACGGATGTCATGCTTGGAGACTACAGAG GCAAACCATGCAGAGTTGTGACACCATACGATGCGATAAGCAAGGTTGTCAGCGCCACGTCGGTGCACATGTGCGACGACGGCGCGTGCGGCACGGCCGCCGACGTGAAAACCGTGGACGCTACCATCGTCATCGCCGGCCTCAACATGAGCGTGGAGAAGGAGGGCAACGACAGGGAGGATCTCCTCCTGCCGTGGAATCAGACCAACTGGATCAACGCGGTCGCCGAAGCCTCGCCGTACCCAATCATCCTGGTGATCATTTCCGCCGGCGGCGTCGACGTCTCCTTTGCGCAGAACAACCCCAAGATCGGTGCCATCGTCTGGGCCGGGTACCCCGGCGAGGAAGGAGGCACGGCCATCGCCAACGTGCTCTTCGGAAGATACAATCCAG GGGGAAGGCTGCCGCTAACGTGGTACAAGAACGAGTACATCAGCAAGATCCCGATGACGTCCATGGCGCTGCGGCCGGTCGCCGGCAAGGGGTACCCTGGCAGGACCTACAAGTTCTACGGCGGGCCGGAAGTGCTCTACCCGTTCGGCCACGGTCTCAGCTACAGCAACTTCAGCTACGCGTCCGACGCCACCGCCGCATCGGTCACAGTCCCGGTTGGCGCATGGGAGTCCTGCAAGCAGCTCACCCGCAAGCCGGGGACGGCCCCGCTGGCCTGCCCGGCCGTCAACGTTGCCGGGCACGGGTGCCAAGAGGAGGTAGGCTTCAGTCTGACCGTGGCCAACCGTGGCAGCAGGGACGGCACCCACGTCGTGATGGTCTACACGGTGCCGCCGGCCGAGGTGGACGACGCACCGCTGAAGCAGCTGGTGGCGTTCCGGAGGGTGTTCGTGCCCGCTGGAGCCGCCGTCCAAGTGCCGTTCACGCTCAATGTGTGCAAGGCGTTCGCCATCGTCGAGGAGACGGCGTACACCGTCGTGCCGTCGGGCGTCAGCACGGTCCTGGTCGGAGACGAAGCGCTGTCATTCTCTTTCCCCGTGAAGATCGAGCTGGCTGTATAG